The following coding sequences lie in one Candidatus Annandia adelgestsuga genomic window:
- the rpsQ gene encoding 30S ribosomal protein S17 — translation MLKKKNNIFYGSVIKKKMEKSATVVIKKKIKHLLYGKFITRIIKIHIHDENNKCKVGDWVKIKLCKPISKTKSWNLIKILNKNKN, via the coding sequence ATGTTAAAAAAAAAAAATAATATTTTTTATGGTAGTGTTATTAAAAAAAAAATGGAAAAATCAGCTACAGTAGTTATTAAAAAAAAAATAAAACATTTATTATATGGTAAATTTATAACAAGAATAATTAAAATACATATACATGATGAAAATAATAAATGTAAAGTAGGTGATTGGGTAAAAATAAAATTATGTAAACCAATATCAAAAACCAAAAGTTGGAATTTAATAAAAATTTTAAATAAAAATAAAAATTAA
- the rpmJ gene encoding 50S ribosomal protein L36, with amino-acid sequence MKVRTSIKKLCHKCKIICRKGVVRLICSAKPRHKQRQG; translated from the coding sequence ATGAAAGTACGTACATCAATAAAAAAATTATGTCATAAATGTAAAATAATTTGTCGAAAAGGTGTTGTTCGTTTAATTTGTTCAGCAAAACCAAGACATAAACAAAGACAAGGTTAG
- the rpsH gene encoding 30S ribosomal protein S8, with product MNIQDPISDMINRISNNQKIKKKKVIMFYSKFKSSISKILKEEGYIEDYNIINKKNKKKILEIKLKYFKKKSVIHNIKRISKPSLRVYKNKKNLPKIISGFGIAIISTSKGVMTDHKARKYGLGGEIICYVS from the coding sequence ATGAATATACAAGATCCTATATCTGACATGATAAATCGTATTAGTAATAATCAAAAAATAAAAAAAAAAAAAGTTATAATGTTTTATTCTAAATTTAAAAGTTCTATTTCTAAAATATTAAAAGAAGAAGGATATATTGAAGATTATAATATTATAAATAAAAAAAATAAGAAAAAAATATTAGAAATTAAGTTAAAATATTTTAAAAAAAAATCTGTTATACATAATATAAAACGTATAAGTAAACCTAGTTTAAGAGTATATAAAAATAAAAAAAATTTACCTAAAATAATTTCAGGTTTTGGTATAGCAATAATATCTACTTCAAAAGGAGTTATGACTGATCATAAAGCTCGTAAATATGGTTTAGGTGGTGAAATTATTTGTTATGTATCTTAA
- the rplN gene encoding 50S ribosomal protein L14, translating into MIYEQTVLDVADNSGAKKVMCIKVLGGSKKKYANIGDIIKITIKESIPKSKVKKGEIFKAVIVRTKKGIRRPDWSIIRFDSNSCVILNNTNDQPIGTRIFGPITREIKNSKFMKIISLAPEVL; encoded by the coding sequence ATGATTTATGAACAAACTGTATTAGATGTAGCTGATAATTCTGGAGCTAAAAAAGTTATGTGTATTAAAGTTTTAGGTGGTTCTAAAAAAAAATACGCAAATATCGGAGATATAATTAAAATAACTATTAAAGAATCTATTCCTAAAAGTAAAGTTAAAAAAGGTGAAATATTTAAAGCTGTAATAGTAAGAACAAAAAAAGGAATAAGAAGACCTGATTGGTCTATTATAAGATTTGATAGTAATTCATGTGTTATATTAAATAATACAAACGATCAACCAATAGGTACACGAATTTTTGGACCAATAACTAGAGAAATAAAAAATTCTAAATTTATGAAAATAATTTCTTTAGCTCCTGAAGTTTTATAA
- the rplV gene encoding 50S ribosomal protein L22 — protein sequence MEIISKSFYLNSSPQKIRLIVNLIRRVNICNSLDILNNINKKAAVILRKSLESAISNADEYNFIDIDKLKIKKIYVNNGPLYKRIIPKAKGKADYIKKRKSHVTIVLS from the coding sequence ATGGAAATAATATCTAAATCATTTTATTTAAATTCATCTCCTCAAAAAATTAGATTAATAGTAAATTTAATAAGAAGAGTAAATATATGTAATTCATTAGATATATTAAATAATATTAATAAAAAAGCTGCTGTTATTTTAAGAAAATCATTAGAATCAGCTATTTCAAATGCAGATGAATATAATTTTATAGATATAGATAAATTGAAAATAAAAAAAATATATGTTAATAATGGACCTTTATATAAAAGAATTATACCAAAAGCTAAAGGAAAAGCTGATTATATAAAAAAAAGAAAAAGTCATGTTACTATTGTTTTAAGTTAA
- the rplE gene encoding 50S ribosomal protein L5, with amino-acid sequence MKSNLHKYYKNKIINKIMLKSYYYSIMQVPRLIKITLNIGIGNSENNKKKINFAMRDLESITGRKPVITKTKKSIAGFKIRKGLPIGCKVTLRRNFMWDFLEKLINIAIPRIRDFRGLSKKSFDGNGNYNFGIKEQIIFPEIDYNKIDCIRGLDINIITNAKNNYEGFKLLSEFNFPFKK; translated from the coding sequence ATGAAATCAAACTTACATAAATATTATAAAAATAAAATAATTAATAAAATAATGTTAAAATCATATTATTATTCAATTATGCAAGTTCCTAGATTAATTAAAATTACATTAAATATAGGTATTGGAAATAGTGAAAATAATAAAAAAAAAATAAATTTTGCAATGCGTGATTTAGAATCAATTACAGGAAGAAAACCCGTTATTACTAAAACAAAAAAATCAATAGCAGGATTTAAAATAAGAAAAGGATTGCCTATTGGATGTAAAGTTACATTAAGAAGAAATTTTATGTGGGATTTTTTAGAAAAATTAATAAATATTGCTATTCCTCGTATTAGAGATTTTCGAGGTTTATCTAAAAAATCATTTGATGGTAATGGAAATTATAATTTTGGAATTAAAGAACAAATTATTTTTCCAGAAATTGATTATAATAAAATTGATTGTATTAGAGGTTTAGATATAAATATTATAACTAACGCTAAAAATAATTATGAAGGTTTTAAATTATTATCTGAATTTAATTTTCCTTTTAAAAAATAA
- the rplR gene encoding 50S ribosomal protein L18: MINKKKKRLKRASRTRYKIKKSNNKILVINKTLRHLYAQIIFYENDSKVLVSASTLEKKIKKKIFYTKNKKTACIIGKIIAKRAINKGIKKISFDRSGFKYHGCILSLAESARRNGLIF; the protein is encoded by the coding sequence ATGATTAATAAAAAAAAAAAAAGATTAAAAAGAGCATCTCGTACAAGATATAAAATAAAAAAAAGTAATAATAAAATTTTAGTAATAAATAAAACTTTACGTCATTTATATGCACAAATAATATTTTATGAAAATGATTCTAAAGTTTTAGTATCTGCGTCTACTTTAGAAAAAAAAATAAAAAAAAAAATTTTTTATACTAAAAATAAAAAAACAGCTTGTATTATAGGAAAAATAATAGCAAAAAGAGCAATAAATAAAGGTATAAAAAAAATATCATTTGATAGATCAGGTTTTAAATATCATGGATGTATATTATCATTAGCTGAATCAGCTAGACGAAATGGTTTAATATTTTAA
- the rpsM gene encoding 30S ribosomal protein S13 encodes MARFAGVNIPDNKRTVVALTYIYGIGKKISKKLCEDINIKENVKINSLSEKQKSILRNKISKLMIEGDLRRRLTLSVKRLIDLKCYRGIFHRRKLPVRGQRTKTNARTRKGPKKSINK; translated from the coding sequence TTGGCTCGTTTTGCAGGTGTAAATATTCCTGATAATAAACGTACTGTAGTTGCTTTAACATACATATATGGAATTGGTAAAAAAATTTCAAAAAAATTATGTGAAGATATTAATATTAAAGAAAATGTTAAAATTAATTCATTATCAGAAAAACAAAAATCAATTTTAAGAAATAAAATATCAAAATTAATGATTGAAGGAGATTTAAGAAGAAGATTAACTTTAAGTGTTAAAAGATTGATAGATTTAAAATGTTATAGAGGGATTTTTCATCGTAGAAAATTACCAGTAAGAGGACAGAGAACTAAAACTAATGCTAGAACTAGAAAAGGTCCAAAAAAATCTATAAACAAATAA
- the rpsN gene encoding 30S ribosomal protein S14, protein MAKKSVIERNNKRIKMEKKFFKKRKSLKKIIKDPKISKENRWNAIIKLQKLPRDSSIIRQRNRCKQTGRSRSFIRRFGLSRIKTREFAMRGDIPGLTKSSW, encoded by the coding sequence ATGGCTAAAAAAAGTGTAATTGAAAGAAATAATAAACGTATAAAAATGGAGAAAAAATTTTTTAAAAAAAGAAAATCATTAAAAAAAATAATTAAAGATCCTAAAATTTCTAAAGAAAATAGATGGAATGCAATTATAAAATTACAAAAATTACCTAGAGATTCTAGTATTATTCGTCAAAGAAATCGTTGTAAACAAACAGGTCGTTCTAGATCTTTTATAAGAAGATTTGGTTTGAGTAGAATTAAAACACGTGAATTTGCTATGAGAGGTGATATACCTGGATTAACAAAATCTAGTTGGTAA
- the rpsC gene encoding 30S ribosomal protein S3, with the protein MGQKVNANGMRLGIIKNHNSFWFSNKKEFANNINCDFKIREFLKKKLFKLSISKIIIERIKEKANINIYAYKINLIKNKNNKKLKSIEKKLSKIINIEVKINIIEIKIPELDSKIVANEIVFQLEKRFSFRRSIKKSIQNAMRLGAQGIKIEISGRLGGAEIARTEWYREGRVPLHTLRAYIDYNNSEAQTNYGKIGVKVWIFKGEILDKLINMKKINYFIKNNK; encoded by the coding sequence ATGGGTCAAAAAGTTAATGCAAATGGTATGAGATTAGGTATTATAAAAAATCATAATTCTTTTTGGTTTTCTAATAAAAAAGAATTTGCTAACAATATAAATTGTGATTTTAAAATTCGTGAATTTTTAAAAAAAAAATTATTTAAATTATCAATATCAAAAATAATAATTGAACGTATTAAAGAAAAAGCAAATATAAATATATATGCTTATAAAATTAATTTGATTAAAAATAAAAATAATAAAAAATTAAAATCAATAGAAAAAAAATTATCAAAAATAATAAATATAGAAGTTAAAATAAATATTATTGAAATAAAAATACCAGAATTAGATTCTAAAATTGTAGCAAATGAAATTGTTTTTCAACTAGAAAAAAGATTTTCATTTAGAAGATCAATAAAAAAATCTATACAAAATGCAATGCGTTTAGGAGCTCAAGGAATTAAAATTGAAATTAGTGGTCGTTTAGGAGGAGCTGAAATAGCTCGTACTGAATGGTATAGAGAAGGTAGAGTTCCATTACATACTTTAAGAGCTTATATAGATTATAATAACTCAGAAGCACAAACTAATTATGGTAAAATTGGTGTTAAAGTATGGATTTTTAAAGGAGAAATATTAGATAAATTAATAAATATGAAAAAAATAAATTATTTTATTAAAAATAATAAATAA
- the rpmC gene encoding 50S ribosomal protein L29, whose protein sequence is MKKKKNNFFSNLKKLNYYLIRELYQYFILRMKISVKLLNKTHLLKKKRKNIAKLKNIIQQNIKNYVKKKK, encoded by the coding sequence ATGAAAAAAAAAAAAAATAATTTTTTTAGTAATTTAAAAAAATTAAATTATTATCTTATTAGAGAATTATATCAATATTTTATTTTAAGAATGAAAATATCAGTTAAATTATTAAATAAAACACATTTATTAAAAAAAAAAAGAAAAAATATTGCAAAACTTAAAAATATAATTCAACAAAATATTAAAAATTATGTTAAAAAAAAAAAATAA
- the rpsD gene encoding 30S ribosomal protein S4, giving the protein MSKYLGPKLKLSRREKTDLFLKSGVKTIENKCKFNKYPGQQSSKKIRISDYGTQLREKQKVKRIYGILESQFHKYYKLSNKLKGNTGSNLLRILERRFDNVVYRMGFSSTRSEARQLISHGIVMINYRIVNIPSYLVSSSNIISIKKSSKKQKRIKKSLKISNKNLKPLWIVVNRINMEGIFIRVPRRNEILENINEHLIVEFYSK; this is encoded by the coding sequence ATGTCTAAATATTTAGGGCCTAAATTAAAATTAAGTCGTCGTGAAAAAACAGATTTATTTTTAAAATCAGGTGTAAAAACCATTGAAAATAAATGTAAATTTAATAAATATCCTGGACAACAAAGTTCTAAAAAAATAAGAATATCTGATTATGGTACTCAATTAAGAGAAAAACAAAAAGTAAAAAGAATTTATGGAATTTTAGAATCTCAATTTCATAAATATTATAAATTATCAAATAAATTAAAAGGAAATACTGGTAGTAATTTATTAAGAATATTAGAAAGACGTTTTGATAATGTAGTTTATAGAATGGGATTTTCTTCTACTAGGTCAGAAGCAAGACAGTTAATAAGTCATGGTATTGTAATGATAAATTATCGAATAGTAAATATACCATCATATTTAGTTTCTTCATCAAATATAATTAGTATAAAAAAATCTTCTAAAAAACAAAAAAGAATTAAAAAATCTTTAAAAATATCTAATAAAAATTTAAAACCTTTATGGATAGTAGTTAATAGAATAAATATGGAAGGTATTTTTATAAGAGTTCCTAGAAGAAATGAAATTTTAGAAAATATTAATGAACATTTAATTGTAGAATTTTATTCTAAATAA
- the rpsK gene encoding 30S ribosomal protein S11 produces MIKTKKNNKKKKNQKQHVDGIIHIYASFNNTIITVTDRKGNTLGWKTAGGSGFRGSRKSTPFASQTAAETCAILAKSYGIKNIIIMINGPGPGRESAIRVFNNTGFNITNICDITSIPHNGCRPPKKRRV; encoded by the coding sequence ATGATAAAAACAAAAAAAAATAACAAAAAAAAAAAAAATCAAAAACAACATGTTGATGGTATTATTCATATTTATGCATCTTTTAATAATACAATAATTACTGTTACAGATAGAAAAGGAAATACTTTAGGATGGAAAACTGCTGGTGGATCAGGTTTTAGAGGATCTAGAAAATCTACTCCCTTTGCTTCTCAGACCGCTGCTGAAACTTGTGCAATATTAGCAAAAAGTTATGGTATAAAAAATATAATTATTATGATTAATGGACCTGGTCCTGGTAGAGAATCTGCAATTAGAGTATTCAATAATACAGGTTTTAATATTACTAATATTTGCGATATAACATCAATACCTCATAATGGTTGTAGACCACCTAAAAAACGTAGAGTTTAA
- the rpmD gene encoding 50S ribosomal protein L30: MNKIYITQIKSSIGILPKHKSTLNGLGLKGIGHTVLRNNTPSIRGMINLISYMIKIGK, encoded by the coding sequence ATGAATAAAATTTATATAACTCAAATAAAAAGTTCAATAGGAATATTACCTAAACATAAATCTACATTAAATGGTTTAGGTTTAAAAGGTATTGGTCATACTGTTTTAAGAAATAATACCCCTTCTATAAGAGGAATGATTAATTTAATTAGTTATATGATAAAAATTGGAAAATAA
- the rpsE gene encoding 30S ribosomal protein S5 has protein sequence MFKKKKKKKFKEKLINVNRVSKTVKGGRIFSFTALVVIGNCKGLVGFGYGKAKEISLAVKKAIEQAKKKLIKVILNKNTLQYEIRGYYTKSMIFMKPASPGTGIIAGGPMRAVLKLSGINDVLAKSYGSTNPINVVKATINGLENIQSPKTISKKRGKFNIK, from the coding sequence TTGTTTAAAAAAAAAAAAAAAAAAAAATTTAAAGAAAAATTAATAAATGTTAATAGAGTATCTAAAACTGTAAAAGGAGGAAGAATTTTTTCATTTACAGCTCTTGTAGTTATAGGAAATTGTAAAGGATTAGTTGGTTTTGGTTATGGAAAAGCTAAAGAAATATCTTTAGCTGTTAAAAAAGCTATAGAACAAGCAAAAAAAAAATTAATTAAAGTAATATTGAATAAAAATACTTTACAATATGAAATTAGGGGATATTATACTAAATCAATGATTTTTATGAAACCAGCATCCCCTGGTACTGGAATTATTGCAGGAGGTCCTATGAGAGCAGTATTAAAATTATCAGGAATAAATGATGTATTAGCTAAATCTTATGGATCTACAAATCCTATAAATGTAGTTAAAGCAACTATTAATGGATTAGAAAACATTCAATCCCCAAAAACAATTTCTAAAAAAAGAGGTAAATTTAATATAAAATAA
- the rplX gene encoding 50S ribosomal protein L24 — protein MKHKIKNRDYVIVIKGKDKGKVSVVKEIFKNGVVLLYNLNIKKKHFKIYNDKKKYGIIPKENFINISNIAIFNPYTNKADKVKFKFVLGKKKRFFKSNGLYII, from the coding sequence ATGAAACATAAAATTAAAAATAGAGATTATGTAATTGTGATAAAAGGAAAAGATAAAGGTAAAGTAAGTGTAGTTAAAGAAATTTTTAAAAATGGTGTTGTTTTATTATATAATTTAAATATTAAAAAAAAACATTTTAAAATTTATAATGATAAAAAAAAATATGGTATTATTCCAAAAGAAAATTTTATAAATATTTCTAATATTGCAATATTTAATCCTTATACAAATAAAGCAGATAAAGTAAAATTTAAATTTGTATTAGGAAAAAAAAAAAGATTTTTTAAATCTAATGGATTATATATTATATAA
- the rplF gene encoding 50S ribosomal protein L6, protein MSRIAKKPILIPKEIKVKIDKKKIIIKNINNKFFININKLVKIEKIKNKLIFRPYKENKNSWLQSGTIRSIVNNSIIGITKGFTKKLKVIGIGYKISVKNNIINLFVGYSHSIIYKLPKDVSAICPSQNEIIFKSINKQSIGQVAANIRFYKKPEPYKGKGIRYDNEIVYIKETKKK, encoded by the coding sequence ATGTCTAGAATTGCTAAAAAACCAATATTAATTCCTAAAGAAATTAAAGTTAAAATTGATAAAAAAAAAATAATTATAAAAAATATTAATAATAAATTTTTTATTAATATTAATAAATTAGTTAAAATAGAAAAAATTAAAAATAAATTAATATTTAGACCATATAAAGAAAATAAAAATAGTTGGTTACAATCTGGAACTATAAGATCTATAGTTAATAATAGTATTATTGGAATAACTAAAGGTTTTACTAAAAAATTAAAAGTTATTGGTATAGGATATAAAATATCTGTTAAAAATAATATTATTAATCTTTTTGTAGGTTATTCTCATTCTATAATATATAAATTACCAAAAGATGTTAGTGCAATATGTCCTTCACAAAATGAAATAATTTTTAAAAGTATAAATAAACAATCTATAGGACAAGTAGCTGCTAATATACGTTTTTATAAAAAACCAGAACCTTATAAAGGTAAAGGTATTCGTTATGATAATGAAATAGTTTATATTAAAGAAACTAAAAAAAAATAA
- the rpsS gene encoding 30S ribosomal protein S19, with the protein MNRSIRKGPFIDLHLLKKVQYNIKNKIKKPIKTWSRRSTIFPEMIGLTISVHNGKKHIPVFISDEMVGHKLGEFSLTRTYRGHNSDKKIQKVENKKD; encoded by the coding sequence ATGAATAGATCAATTAGAAAAGGTCCATTTATTGATTTACATTTATTAAAAAAAGTTCAATATAATATAAAAAATAAAATTAAAAAACCAATAAAAACATGGTCGAGACGTTCTACTATTTTTCCTGAAATGATAGGTTTAACAATTTCTGTACATAACGGTAAAAAACATATCCCTGTTTTTATATCCGATGAAATGGTTGGTCATAAATTAGGAGAATTTTCTCTTACTAGAACTTATCGTGGCCATAATTCTGATAAAAAAATACAAAAAGTTGAAAATAAAAAGGATTAA
- the rplO gene encoding 50S ribosomal protein L15, protein MYLNNLSYVYGTKKKKKRVGRGIGSCYGKTCGKGHKGQKSRSGGNIKRGFEGGQTPLYRRLPKFGFKTKKNFLTEEIKLSDLNKIKSNIINIDILKKFNLIKKNTKNVKIIFHGKIFSKKIINNLKITFNAYMAIKNMGGIVNV, encoded by the coding sequence ATGTATTTAAATAATTTATCTTATGTTTATGGAACTAAAAAAAAAAAAAAAAGAGTAGGAAGAGGTATTGGTTCTTGTTATGGAAAAACTTGTGGTAAAGGTCATAAAGGACAAAAATCAAGATCTGGAGGAAATATAAAAAGAGGTTTTGAAGGTGGACAAACACCATTATATCGTAGATTACCAAAATTTGGTTTTAAAACAAAAAAAAATTTTTTAACAGAAGAAATAAAATTATCTGATTTAAATAAAATTAAAAGTAATATTATAAATATTGATATATTAAAAAAATTTAATTTAATAAAAAAAAATACTAAAAATGTAAAAATTATTTTTCATGGAAAAATTTTTTCTAAAAAAATTATTAATAATTTAAAAATTACTTTTAATGCTTATATGGCAATTAAAAATATGGGTGGAATTGTTAATGTTTAA
- the rplP gene encoding 50S ribosomal protein L16, with the protein MLQPKQTKFKKVQKGKNRGFSNKCTNILFGKFALKAISRGRITSRQIESARRSMSRYVKKEGKIWIRIFPNKPITKKPLEVRMGKGKGNVEYWVTLIKPGRILYEIDGIKQEIAFKALKLASSKLPVKTILIKKMVLL; encoded by the coding sequence GTGTTACAACCAAAACAAACTAAATTTAAAAAAGTTCAAAAAGGTAAAAATAGAGGTTTTTCTAATAAATGTACTAATATTCTTTTTGGAAAATTTGCTCTTAAAGCAATAAGTAGAGGAAGAATTACTTCTAGACAAATAGAATCAGCACGTCGTTCTATGTCTAGATATGTTAAAAAAGAAGGTAAAATTTGGATTAGAATATTTCCAAATAAACCTATAACAAAAAAACCATTAGAAGTTCGTATGGGAAAGGGAAAAGGAAACGTAGAATATTGGGTTACTTTAATTAAACCTGGAAGAATATTATATGAAATAGATGGTATTAAGCAAGAAATTGCATTTAAAGCTTTAAAATTAGCTTCATCAAAATTACCTGTAAAAACAATTTTAATTAAAAAAATGGTATTATTATGA
- the rplQ gene encoding 50S ribosomal protein L17 has product MRHLNKEKKLNRNRSHLKSMLRNMIISLVCFEIIKTTSPKAKLLKNTIEPIINISKNDNFVNRKIVYSILKNKKTIKKLFEVLGPRFKKRKGGYTKIIKCRYRCGDGAKMSYILLTDYLKNKNIIL; this is encoded by the coding sequence ATGAGACATTTAAATAAAGAAAAAAAATTGAATCGTAATAGAAGTCATTTAAAATCTATGTTAAGAAATATGATTATTAGTTTAGTATGTTTTGAAATTATAAAAACTACTTCTCCTAAAGCTAAATTATTAAAAAATACAATTGAACCAATTATTAATATTTCCAAAAATGATAATTTTGTAAATAGAAAAATAGTTTATTCAATTTTAAAAAACAAAAAAACCATTAAAAAATTATTTGAAGTATTAGGTCCTAGATTTAAAAAAAGAAAAGGTGGATATACTAAAATTATAAAATGTCGTTATAGATGTGGTGATGGTGCAAAAATGTCATATATTTTATTAACAGATTATTTAAAAAATAAAAATATAATTTTATAA
- a CDS encoding DNA-directed RNA polymerase subunit alpha has translation MLDRIKFLKPYIIKIKKKNYKKSKIIIEPLERGLGQTIGNSLRRILISLIPGCAVTQLVIKDIEHEYTHKIGLKEDISEIILNFKNLSCKIIKNNHDFLYLKKKGIGPVLASDISYNKNVKIYNPKHVICNLTDKNSYISMKIKVQIGKGFVYAHDIKENKNKKSCLGCILLDAYYSPIKYAIYNVKSSRIGRNTNFDKLILNVKTNGSISPEKAIRYASIILTKQLKQFINLHDTIKLKPKKKINEFNPILLYPIDSLELPARASNCLKSETIYYVGDLVQIKESDLIKTPNLGKKSISEIKNNLFYHGLKLGTILNNWKKQKQKLLKEEEKKKKEVLNETFK, from the coding sequence ATGTTAGATAGAATTAAATTTTTAAAACCATACATAATAAAAATAAAAAAAAAAAATTATAAAAAATCTAAAATAATTATTGAACCTTTAGAAAGAGGATTAGGACAAACTATAGGTAATTCATTAAGAAGAATATTGATTTCATTAATACCAGGATGTGCAGTAACTCAATTAGTTATTAAAGATATAGAACATGAATATACTCATAAAATTGGTTTAAAAGAAGATATTTCAGAAATAATATTAAATTTTAAAAATTTATCGTGTAAAATTATTAAAAATAATCATGATTTTTTATATTTAAAGAAAAAAGGAATAGGACCTGTTTTAGCAAGTGATATTAGTTATAATAAAAATGTTAAAATATATAATCCTAAACACGTTATATGTAATTTAACTGATAAAAATTCTTATATCAGTATGAAAATTAAAGTACAAATTGGTAAAGGTTTTGTTTATGCTCATGATATAAAAGAAAATAAAAATAAAAAATCTTGTTTGGGTTGTATATTATTAGATGCTTATTATAGTCCTATAAAATATGCAATTTATAATGTTAAATCTTCTCGTATAGGTAGAAATACTAATTTTGATAAGTTAATTTTAAATGTAAAAACAAATGGATCTATTAGTCCAGAAAAAGCAATTCGTTATGCATCAATTATTTTAACTAAACAATTAAAACAATTTATAAATTTACATGATACTATTAAATTAAAACCTAAAAAAAAAATAAATGAATTTAATCCAATATTATTATATCCAATAGATAGTTTAGAATTACCAGCAAGAGCTTCTAATTGTTTAAAATCAGAAACTATATATTATGTTGGAGATTTAGTTCAAATTAAAGAATCAGATTTAATAAAAACCCCTAATTTAGGTAAAAAATCTATTTCAGAAATAAAAAATAATTTATTTTATCATGGATTAAAATTAGGTACAATTTTAAATAATTGGAAAAAACAAAAACAAAAATTACTAAAAGAAGAAGAAAAAAAAAAAAAGGAAGTTTTAAATGAGACATTTAAATAA